From Pseudodesulfovibrio nedwellii:
GGCTTTGATGCCTTTTCGTCTTCCCAATTCAACCAACGTGAAAAGGTAGTCGCCGAATTCTTGTTCCGAGGCCTCTTGATCGTCCTTGGCCAAGGCATCCTGCCATTCCTGCCATTCTTCTTTGAGTTGGATTTCTACGGCTTCGTCGGAGTCCCAAGTAAAATTGTTGCGGGCGGACTTGGAATTGATACGGTATGCCTTGAGTAACGGCGGGAGGCCTTTGGGCAGGGAGTCGAAAACCCGTTTTCTGCCGGTTTTTTTGTTTTCTTCCCGTTTGACGTTTTCCCAGTTGTCCCAGAGTTCTTTGATGTCTTTGAAATTCTTGTCGCCGAAAACGTGCGGGTGACGACGAATCATCTTGGCTGCACCGTAATTGATCGAGTCGGCCAGAGTGTGGGCACCTTCTCTTTCATAGAGTGTGGCTATGAACAGGAGAATGAACATGACGTCACCCAACTCTTCCATGGCTTCGGCTTTATCTTTGTTGCGAATGCCTTCGATGAGTTCGAACGCTTCTTCCGCCAAATAGTCGCACATGGAGCGTGGGGTCTGTTCTTTATCCCAAGGACAGCCGTCCGGGGCGATCAGGGCATCTATGATACCAAGCAGTTCTTTCATGGCCTGTGCTGAGGCTTCATGATTCTTTTCGCTCATGGCGAATGCTCCTTCGAAATGGTTTGGGAAAACCGGTTGACTATTGTACGGTTTCGTTTGCTATGCCCAATGCGTTTTTGGCATTGTCCAGCGCTTCTTGGGGTGAAGGCATATCGATGTGTTCGCTCAGAGCGTTGACCAAGTGTTGCGCGTGTGGCGCCAGATATGATTCTTTCAGAATCTCGGCATCAGGAGCGAAGGTTTGCAGGAACATCAGGCCGACAAGGCAGATGAGAATGCCCTCGATGAGCCCAAAGATGCCGCCAGCCGTACGGTCGATCCAGCCGAGTAGAGAAAGTTCCAGTACAGAGCGAATGAGTTTCGTCAGTAACCAGAACACGATCAGCGTACCTATGAAAATCAGGGCGTATGAGAGCGCACTGACCGTGATGCTGTTTTCGATGTACAGTTCCAGGTGAGGTGCGATCAGATGATCGAAGTGTGAGGCCAGAAAAAGGGCCAAGACGATGGCGATAAGTGAGAGGACCTCTTGAACCAGTCCTCGGAAGAAACCGCGCAAGAGAAAAAGGGCAATAATGCAGATGAGAATGATGTCCAGAAAATTCATGCAACCATATCCTTGATCCGCTAAAGTTGTGTCCTGAAAAAAGGCCTAGCAAACTGAGCAGCAAATGTGAACCGAGGAGTTCCTTTTTTTTCTTTTATGTCAATTGAAAAGAGGGTTGGACTTGTGTCTGCATGCGATCTCAGCTACATGAACACGAATAAGGCCTTACGGAGTAAAGAGAACAAGGAGAGGTGGATGCAGGTCCATGAAACAGGATTTCCCGGCCTTCTCGTTTTGACACCGAAAGTGTTTCAGGACGAGCGGGGTTTTTTTTTGGAAAGCTACAATTACGATGCGTTCAAACGTATCGGTATTTCATGTGATTTTGTTCAGGATAATCACGCCTATTCCAAAGATGTTGGAGTGTTGCGTGGTTTACATTTTCAAACACCTCCAAGAGCTCAAGCCAAATTGGTCTGGGTTACCCGTGGTGCAGTGATGGATGTGGTTGTTGATTTGCGCAAAGGCTCTCCCACTTTTGGGAAGTGGCAACATGTTATTCTCAGTAGTGTGAATTTCAAGCGTATGTTCATTCCTGCGGGTTTTGCTCATGGGTATGTCACCATTATGCCTGACACTGAATTTCAATATAAGGTTGATGCTCCCTACTCTGCTGAACACGACGGCGGTATCGTCTGGGATGATCCAGACACTGGTGTGGATTGGGCTTCGGCCTTGGATGGACGAACGCCAGTCCTTTCTGAAAGAGACAAACGGTTGCCCCGTTTGGTGAATTTTAATTCTCCCTTCAACTTTGAGGGTTAATAATATGTCAAATATCGAACGATCCCAAGTCAACTTTGCCCACCCCTGTCACGCTATTATTCTTGCGGGTGGTTCCGGGACTCGATTGTGGCCTCTCAGCAGGAATTTACTTCCTAAGCAGTTGTTGGTGCTGGGCGGCAAGAGCACACTTTTGCAGCAGACTGTTTCTAGAGTGCTTGAAGCGTTTGATCCGGCTAACATCTGGATTGTGACCAACGAAGAACATGTTTTTGAAGTGCGCAAACAGGTGGGAGCCATCGATACTGACCTGAAAGGGCAGGTGTTGGCCGAACCGTTGGGCAGGAATACGCTGCCAGCGATCATGTTGGGGCTGGATAAGGTCGTTGACGCTGATCCGACAGCTTTGGCTGCGGTTTTTCCGTCTGATCATCTTGTTAGTGACGACGAGGCATGGGTGCGCGATCTGGTTAAGGCTTCGTTTCTGGCGGTGGACAATCGTTTTGTCACTTTCGGGGTCAAGCCGCGCAAGCCTGAGACCGGGTATGGATATATCGCGCTTGGTGATAAACTGGACACCGGCGTTCATACCGTGGACGGGTTTGTGGAAAAGCCTGAATACAGTATGGCCGAGAAATTTGTGCAGGAAAACAGTCATTACTGGAATAGTGGTATGTTCCTGTTTTCTGCCAAGCATTTTTTGACACAGGTTGC
This genomic window contains:
- the mazG gene encoding nucleoside triphosphate pyrophosphohydrolase, with product MSEKNHEASAQAMKELLGIIDALIAPDGCPWDKEQTPRSMCDYLAEEAFELIEGIRNKDKAEAMEELGDVMFILLFIATLYEREGAHTLADSINYGAAKMIRRHPHVFGDKNFKDIKELWDNWENVKREENKKTGRKRVFDSLPKGLPPLLKAYRINSKSARNNFTWDSDEAVEIQLKEEWQEWQDALAKDDQEASEQEFGDYLFTLVELGRRKGIKANSALDFANQKFLGRFGKMEELAEMRNLTFSELNLDEMNALWDEVKDWEEK
- a CDS encoding CvpA family protein, yielding MNFLDIILICIIALFLLRGFFRGLVQEVLSLIAIVLALFLASHFDHLIAPHLELYIENSITVSALSYALIFIGTLIVFWLLTKLIRSVLELSLLGWIDRTAGGIFGLIEGILICLVGLMFLQTFAPDAEILKESYLAPHAQHLVNALSEHIDMPSPQEALDNAKNALGIANETVQ
- the rfbC gene encoding dTDP-4-dehydrorhamnose 3,5-epimerase, encoding MQVHETGFPGLLVLTPKVFQDERGFFLESYNYDAFKRIGISCDFVQDNHAYSKDVGVLRGLHFQTPPRAQAKLVWVTRGAVMDVVVDLRKGSPTFGKWQHVILSSVNFKRMFIPAGFAHGYVTIMPDTEFQYKVDAPYSAEHDGGIVWDDPDTGVDWASALDGRTPVLSERDKRLPRLVNFNSPFNFEG